One stretch of Oncorhynchus clarkii lewisi isolate Uvic-CL-2024 chromosome 1, UVic_Ocla_1.0, whole genome shotgun sequence DNA includes these proteins:
- the LOC139411312 gene encoding F-box only protein 28-like: MAAVVEGVERGFEALDCDSVLPRLSTPPPDQPHQNNPLLGLPIVAIEMVFNFLSYDEISLIRLVCKRMDMICQRMLNQGFLKVERYHSLCQRQVKAQLPRRESERRNHSLARHADILAAVETRLSLLNMTFMKYVDSNLCCFIPGKVIDEIYRVLRYVNSTRAPQRAHEVLQELRDISSMAMEYFDEKIVPILKKRLPGADLSGRLIGSAPVAGPSTSLTTMSLLAKNTPSRSEMTKVQQQVKVNGVSVTALRREMQEVRVKQLEQQKQLQDQEQKLLEQTQVIGEQNARLAELEHKLRELMDSTVGGGGRPAVASTSSASSSTGLAAVATSSAAITTAASAMAAAVETEGSPPLKRTRKSSDLLRQSKRLRSKK; encoded by the exons ATGGCTGCCGTTGTAGAAGGAGTAGAGCGAGGTTTTGAAGCCCTGGATTGCGACTCGGTGTTACCGAGATTGTCTACACCACCTCCGGATCAACCACACCAGAACAACCCGCTATTAGGACTTCCCATTGTGGCGATTGAGATGGTTTTCAATTTCCTGTCTTACGACGAAATCAGCCTCATACGCTTG GTATGCAAGCGCATGGACATGATCTGTCAGCGCATGCTGAACCAAGGCTTCCTCAAGGTGGAGCGCTACCACAGCCTGTGCCAGAGGCAGGTCAAAGCCCAGCTGCCAAG GCGGGAGTCAGAGCGGAGGAACCACTCACTGGCCCGTCATGCTGACATCCTGGCTGCCGTAGAAACGCGCCTCTCCCTACTCAACATGACCTTCATGAAATATGTGGACTCAAATCTCTGCTGCTTCATCCCTGGCAAG GTGATTGATGAGATCTACCGTGTGCTGCGCTATGTGAACTCTACACGCGCGCCCCAGCGAGCTCACGAGGTGCTGCAGGAGTTGCGGGACATCTCTTCCATGGCCATGGAGTACTTTGATGAAAAGATTGTCCCCATCCTGAAGAAGAGGCTTCCCGGGGCCGACCTGTCAGGGCGCCTCATCGGATCTGCCCCAG TGGCCGGCCCCTCTACCTCCCTGACCACCATGTCCCTGTTGGCCAAGAACACGCCGTCACGCTCTGAGATGACCAAGGTGCAACAGCAGGTGAAGGTGAATGGGGTGTCCGTGACTGCGCTGCGGCGGGAGATGCAAGAGGTGCGCGTCAAGCAGCTGGAGCAGCAGAAGCAGCTGCAGGACCAGGAGCAGAAGCTGCTGGAGCAGACTCAGGTTATCGGTGAGCAGAATGCCCGGCTGGCTGAGCTGGAACACAAGCTCAGGGAACTGATGGACAGTAcggtggggggagggggcaggCCAGCCGTAGCCTCCACCTCCTCGGCTTCTTCCTCAACAGGCTTAGCTGCCGTCGCCACGTCTTCTGCTGCTATCACCACGGCAGCCAGTGCCATGGCCGCAGCGGTAGAGACGGAGGGCAGCCCGCCCCTGAAACGCACCAGGAAGAGCTCAGACCTCCTGCGTCAGTCCAAACGTCTGCGTAGCAAGAAATAG